A single window of Moorena sp. SIOASIH DNA harbors:
- a CDS encoding type II toxin-antitoxin system CcdA family antitoxin, which produces MLENHLDSTKATNVDLSRSADKEEISIHLDTELLDQIKHLTNDPSKVIETAIRQWLRGERGTDQELARTFDRNPPLPPRGEWND; this is translated from the coding sequence TTGCTTGAAAACCACCTTGACTCTACCAAAGCTACTAACGTAGATTTATCACGTTCAGCTGACAAAGAAGAAATTTCTATTCATTTGGATACGGAACTCTTGGATCAAATCAAACACTTGACTAATGATCCGAGTAAAGTAATAGAAACGGCAATTCGTCAATGGCTCAGGGGTGAAAGGGGAACAGATCAGGAATTAGCCCGTACCTTTGACCGAAATCCGCCCCTGCCCCCCCGAGGTGAGTGGAACGATTGA
- a CDS encoding ATP-binding protein — translation MLKRELRLPVLLVVSRFLLMAAPVNFQCFQTGYINNRQSASAQGDSNFLQGLGCELVYTQEASGKCLSFYWQAAEQYGLSLTQVVGLPLEDAFCPTEAEAYQERLQRILSQRTPERCVQSFCYQDRSFAFELVISPILPADGEATTVLVMGHLLPESSTLEWRESPTSVSVDPHQKLLTKIARQIRRTLDLDTIWQQTAQSLGEALQVSRCLVCYYKPDARVTKVQAEYCQQPLRSMAKQLLPLDSEPYLEQALTSQEPVLVEHIVSGEWEQLSVLVVSTSYKDEPNGLICLQQCDHRRQWSAAEVKLVAELAEQVGTAIAHGTLYKELEIASERAEEASRHKSDFLANTSHELRTPLNGMIGFLKLVLDGMADDPQEQRDFIQEAYNSALHLLNIINDILDIAKIEAGKMELELAPVELESLFRKVEDFTINQAELKNLSLRIEMPDVYDGIDMYGNYQRLLQVMLNLVGNAIKFTDEGGVTVSAEVIRKKITFKGTEFPGLVKVRVADTGIGVSLDQQDRLFQTFTQVDGSRTRQYGGTGLGLVISQKLIETMGGVVNFFSMGENLGSTVTFTVPLYQVPVMVSNQPTDMD, via the coding sequence ATGTTGAAACGGGAACTGAGGCTCCCGGTGTTGCTTGTAGTTTCCAGGTTTCTTTTAATGGCTGCACCTGTGAATTTTCAATGTTTTCAAACTGGATATATAAATAATAGGCAATCCGCTAGTGCACAAGGTGATTCTAACTTTTTGCAGGGTTTAGGGTGTGAGCTGGTGTATACTCAAGAGGCATCGGGTAAATGCCTTTCTTTTTACTGGCAAGCTGCTGAGCAATATGGTCTGAGTTTGACACAAGTGGTGGGACTTCCCCTAGAAGATGCATTCTGCCCGACTGAAGCCGAAGCCTACCAAGAGAGGCTTCAGAGAATTTTGAGCCAGCGAACCCCTGAACGTTGTGTTCAATCGTTTTGTTACCAGGACAGATCCTTTGCCTTTGAGTTGGTGATTAGTCCTATTTTGCCAGCGGATGGCGAAGCAACAACCGTTCTAGTTATGGGTCACTTGTTGCCGGAATCATCAACATTGGAATGGCGGGAATCTCCTACAAGCGTAAGTGTAGACCCCCATCAAAAATTACTCACCAAAATTGCCCGGCAAATTCGTCGTACCCTCGATCTAGATACCATTTGGCAACAAACTGCCCAAAGTCTAGGGGAGGCACTCCAGGTAAGCCGTTGCCTCGTCTGCTATTACAAACCAGACGCACGGGTAACCAAGGTGCAGGCAGAATATTGCCAACAGCCCTTGCGGTCAATGGCGAAACAACTGCTACCCTTAGATTCTGAGCCTTACCTCGAACAAGCCCTCACTAGTCAGGAGCCAGTGCTGGTCGAACACATTGTTTCCGGTGAATGGGAACAGTTGTCTGTGTTGGTGGTTTCAACCTCCTATAAAGATGAACCTAATGGTTTGATTTGCCTACAGCAGTGTGATCATCGCCGTCAATGGAGTGCCGCAGAAGTAAAGTTAGTGGCAGAATTGGCTGAACAAGTCGGCACAGCGATCGCTCATGGCACCCTTTACAAGGAGTTAGAAATAGCTAGCGAAAGGGCTGAAGAAGCGTCTCGCCACAAAAGTGATTTTCTGGCTAATACGTCCCATGAGTTACGCACTCCTCTCAATGGCATGATTGGGTTTCTCAAGTTGGTTCTTGATGGCATGGCAGACGATCCACAGGAGCAACGGGATTTTATCCAAGAAGCCTACAATTCTGCATTGCATCTGCTCAATATTATTAATGATATCCTGGATATTGCCAAAATTGAAGCGGGTAAAATGGAGCTAGAACTCGCTCCAGTAGAATTAGAGTCTCTGTTTAGAAAAGTTGAGGACTTTACGATCAATCAAGCTGAGCTCAAAAACCTCAGCCTCAGAATTGAAATGCCTGATGTCTATGATGGCATTGATATGTATGGTAACTATCAAAGGCTGCTACAGGTAATGTTAAACCTAGTGGGCAATGCCATTAAGTTTACTGATGAAGGTGGGGTGACTGTTAGTGCTGAGGTGATCCGAAAGAAGATAACTTTCAAAGGTACGGAATTCCCAGGATTGGTTAAAGTTCGAGTTGCTGATACTGGCATTGGTGTTTCCCTCGACCAGCAAGACCGGCTGTTTCAAACATTTACCCAAGTGGATGGTTCCCGCACTCGCCAATATGGCGGCACAGGTTTAGGTCTAGTCATATCCCAAAAGCTGATTGAAACCATGGGGGGTGTGGTCAATTTTTTCAGTATGGGGGAAAATTTAGGGTCAACAGTTACCTTCACAGTACCTCTTTATCAAGTTCCTGTGATGGTTTCCAATCAACCAACTGATATGGATTAA
- a CDS encoding DUF3386 domain-containing protein, with the protein MIENATAREVFQAAYENRYTWDDDFPGYKADLEIKQGDEVYTGQVRINGDHSVEVSGFDDEKVKESVYNQMRDIVTHRKRSSFEKAHGKNQFSFGKNDYTGAVEIFVKGDAMGSNYKVRGQEICHVSRVMGPMAFTINTNDSLDTGEGYISSGYNAIFRNAKTGDLMAKREFEDSFDKVGDYYIMTRQVVYAIEEKGRTATEFNFSNIKLLEPAMV; encoded by the coding sequence ATGATCGAAAACGCAACAGCTCGTGAAGTGTTCCAGGCGGCTTACGAAAACCGCTACACCTGGGACGACGATTTTCCTGGTTACAAAGCTGACCTCGAAATTAAGCAAGGTGATGAAGTATACACTGGTCAAGTTCGCATTAATGGTGATCACAGTGTTGAAGTTAGTGGGTTTGATGATGAAAAGGTCAAAGAAAGTGTCTATAACCAGATGCGGGATATTGTGACCCACCGCAAGCGGTCATCTTTTGAAAAAGCCCATGGTAAAAACCAATTTAGCTTTGGTAAAAACGATTATACTGGTGCAGTAGAAATTTTTGTCAAGGGTGATGCTATGGGCTCTAACTATAAAGTCCGAGGGCAGGAAATTTGTCATGTCAGTCGGGTTATGGGTCCGATGGCTTTTACAATTAATACCAACGATAGCCTAGATACAGGAGAAGGGTATATTTCTTCAGGCTACAATGCCATTTTTCGCAATGCCAAAACTGGTGATTTGATGGCTAAACGAGAGTTTGAAGACAGCTTTGATAAAGTTGGTGATTATTATATTATGACTCGTCAAGTAGTTTATGCCATTGAGGAAAAAGGGCGGACAGCTACTGAATTCAACTTTTCTAATATCAAGTTACTCGAACCAGCGATGGTTTAA
- a CDS encoding cobalt-precorrin-6A reductase, whose product MVNSSGGIWLIGGTTESVTLANAIASRGMPCTVTVTTTVAKSLYPQTPNLRVQVGRLDTNGLEQFLEKHGIVAILDASHPYAVEISQIAISAACARHIPYLRFERQQLSSQVSSELDNSPIIYLNSFQDLIAGNYLHQQRVLLTIGYKHLPLFRDWQDQSTLCARVLPSVTAIDVAIASGFSPDRIIALRPPVPADLEKALWHHWDISVVVTKASGVAGGEDIKRALAAELGISLVIITRPVVDYPQQTSNVSVALEFCDRYV is encoded by the coding sequence GTGGTAAATAGCAGTGGCGGTATTTGGCTGATTGGTGGAACCACCGAAAGTGTGACTCTGGCAAATGCGATCGCATCCAGGGGTATGCCCTGTACAGTAACCGTTACCACAACGGTGGCTAAATCCCTCTATCCCCAAACCCCAAATTTAAGGGTTCAAGTCGGGCGTTTAGATACAAATGGGCTAGAGCAGTTTTTGGAGAAGCATGGTATTGTAGCGATCCTAGATGCCTCTCACCCCTATGCAGTGGAAATTTCCCAAATAGCGATTTCAGCGGCTTGTGCTCGGCATATACCTTACCTGCGTTTTGAACGGCAACAGCTAAGTTCTCAGGTAAGTTCTGAACTAGACAATTCACCAATAATTTATCTCAATAGTTTTCAAGACCTGATTGCTGGTAACTATCTCCATCAGCAGCGGGTATTACTGACCATCGGTTACAAACATTTACCCTTATTCCGTGACTGGCAAGACCAATCAACCCTATGCGCCAGGGTTCTCCCGAGTGTTACTGCAATTGATGTAGCGATCGCATCTGGATTTAGCCCAGATCGAATTATTGCCCTGCGTCCTCCGGTACCAGCTGATTTGGAAAAGGCACTCTGGCATCACTGGGACATCTCTGTGGTTGTCACCAAGGCGTCTGGGGTGGCTGGGGGAGAAGATATCAAACGAGCCCTAGCTGCTGAGTTAGGCATCTCCCTAGTTATCATTACTCGCCCAGTTGTTGATTATCCCCAGCAAACCAGCAATGTATCTGTGGCCTTAGAGTTTTGCGATCGTTATGTTTGA
- a CDS encoding mannose-1-phosphate guanyltransferase encodes MRAVLMAGGSGTRLRPLTCDLPKPMVPILNRPIAEHIVNLLKRHNITEVIATLYYLPDVMRDYFQDGSDFGVKMTYAVEEEQPLGTAGCVKNISELLNETFLVISGDSITDFDLTAAIEFHKAKKSKATLILTRVPNPVEFGVVITDKEMRIRRFLEKPSTSEIFSDTVNTGTYILEPSVLEYLPSNEECDFSKDLFPKLLEKDEPMYGYVAEGYWCDVGHLEAYREAQYDGLMNKVTLDFAYPEQSSGMWVGQNTYIDPTAKIETPVLIGSNCRIGPNAHIEAGTVIGDNVTISAYANLKRPIIWNGALIGEEVNLSACTISRGTRVDRRAQVFEGAVVGSLSKVGEEAQISPTVRVWPSKTIESGATLNINLIWGNTAQRNLFGQRGVQGLANIDITPEFAVKLGAAYGSTLKLGSQVSLSRDQRSICRMVTRSLIGGLMSVGVDVQNLDATAIPVARTVVPTLGVEGGIHVRVHPDRPDHILIEVIDAKGINISKGKEKKIEGAYFKEDLRRVQINDIGNVNYPIQLIDIYGTAFEKHLNVEAIRNSGSKVVIDYAYAVSGAVLPRLLAKFGADAVVLNASLKQTAISTEERESLLNQLGQVVEALKANFGVQVSANGEQLILVDESGMSIRGEVLTALMVNIMLTSNPRGTVVVPVQTSSAVEQIARQHDGKVIRTKANPTALMEASQSNPNVVLGGSWDMGFIFPQLHPGFDAMFGIAKLIEMLTVQERSLADIRAELPRVWYKTVTLRCPWTVKGSLMRHLVETHPSEQLELVDGVKIINAQNDNWVLILPDAGEPLVHIFANSDDRDWAEENLKHYRNHVQEFVEKEQGVEAQPSAVS; translated from the coding sequence ATGCGAGCAGTGCTGATGGCTGGTGGTTCAGGAACACGGCTCAGACCGTTGACCTGTGATCTGCCCAAGCCCATGGTGCCAATCCTGAATCGACCCATTGCTGAACATATTGTTAATCTACTCAAACGGCACAATATCACTGAGGTCATTGCCACTCTGTACTATCTCCCAGATGTCATGCGGGACTACTTCCAAGACGGCAGTGACTTTGGGGTAAAGATGACCTATGCGGTAGAAGAAGAACAGCCTCTGGGGACTGCAGGTTGTGTTAAAAATATTTCCGAATTACTCAATGAAACCTTTTTAGTCATTAGTGGCGATAGCATCACCGACTTTGATTTGACTGCTGCGATCGAATTTCATAAAGCTAAGAAATCAAAGGCGACATTAATCCTAACTCGCGTTCCCAATCCCGTTGAGTTCGGGGTGGTGATCACCGATAAGGAAATGCGCATCCGCCGATTTTTGGAAAAACCTTCGACCTCAGAAATTTTTTCCGATACTGTTAACACTGGCACTTACATTCTTGAACCATCGGTTCTAGAGTACCTGCCATCAAATGAGGAATGTGACTTTTCCAAAGACCTGTTTCCGAAACTCCTCGAGAAAGATGAGCCAATGTATGGCTATGTGGCTGAGGGATATTGGTGTGATGTCGGTCACCTGGAGGCTTACCGAGAAGCCCAGTATGACGGCTTAATGAATAAAGTCACACTAGACTTTGCTTACCCAGAACAATCCTCAGGAATGTGGGTGGGACAAAATACCTATATCGACCCTACTGCCAAGATTGAAACCCCAGTACTAATTGGTAGCAACTGCCGGATTGGTCCAAACGCCCACATCGAAGCAGGAACAGTAATTGGCGATAATGTTACCATCTCTGCCTACGCTAACCTGAAACGACCGATTATTTGGAATGGAGCGTTGATTGGTGAAGAGGTTAATCTGAGTGCCTGCACCATTTCAAGGGGAACCCGGGTAGACCGTCGTGCTCAAGTTTTCGAAGGTGCCGTTGTCGGTTCCCTGTCTAAAGTGGGAGAAGAAGCTCAAATTAGTCCCACTGTAAGGGTTTGGCCAAGTAAAACTATAGAATCAGGTGCAACATTGAATATCAATTTAATTTGGGGCAACACTGCCCAACGGAATCTTTTTGGTCAGCGGGGTGTCCAAGGCTTAGCCAACATCGATATTACTCCTGAATTTGCCGTTAAGTTGGGAGCTGCTTATGGGTCTACCTTAAAACTAGGCTCCCAAGTATCACTTTCCCGTGACCAGCGTAGTATCTGTCGCATGGTGACCCGGTCTTTGATTGGGGGATTGATGTCTGTGGGTGTCGATGTCCAGAACCTAGATGCAACCGCAATTCCGGTGGCTCGAACCGTGGTACCAACCCTAGGGGTTGAGGGAGGTATCCATGTGCGAGTGCATCCTGACCGACCAGATCATATCCTGATCGAAGTTATTGATGCCAAGGGAATTAATATCAGCAAGGGTAAAGAGAAAAAAATTGAGGGGGCTTACTTTAAAGAAGACCTAAGACGAGTCCAGATCAATGATATCGGCAATGTTAACTACCCGATCCAGTTAATCGATATCTACGGTACTGCCTTTGAGAAGCATCTCAATGTAGAGGCAATTCGCAACAGTGGTTCTAAGGTAGTTATTGACTATGCTTATGCCGTCTCTGGTGCAGTGTTACCCCGACTGTTAGCGAAATTTGGTGCTGATGCAGTAGTCCTCAATGCCAGTTTGAAACAAACAGCTATCTCCACAGAAGAACGAGAGAGTTTGCTCAATCAGCTGGGTCAGGTGGTCGAGGCCCTAAAAGCCAATTTTGGCGTGCAGGTCTCTGCTAATGGGGAACAGCTGATTTTGGTGGATGAATCGGGAATGTCGATTCGAGGTGAGGTATTGACTGCACTGATGGTCAATATTATGTTAACCTCTAATCCCAGGGGCACTGTGGTGGTTCCAGTTCAGACATCAAGTGCGGTGGAACAAATTGCCCGACAGCATGATGGCAAGGTGATCCGCACCAAAGCTAACCCCACAGCATTGATGGAAGCATCTCAAAGCAACCCCAATGTGGTATTGGGAGGCAGTTGGGACATGGGCTTTATTTTCCCCCAACTACATCCAGGCTTTGATGCCATGTTTGGAATCGCCAAGTTGATCGAGATGCTGACAGTCCAAGAGCGATCGCTTGCTGATATTCGCGCTGAGCTCCCGCGCGTATGGTACAAAACCGTTACCCTGCGCTGTCCTTGGACAGTTAAGGGTAGCCTGATGCGTCATCTGGTCGAAACCCATCCCAGTGAGCAGCTCGAACTTGTTGATGGAGTTAAAATTATCAACGCGCAAAATGATAACTGGGTGTTGATTTTACCCGATGCTGGCGAACCCTTGGTTCATATTTTTGCCAACAGCGATGACCGGGATTGGGCCGAGGAAAACCTCAAGCATTATCGCAACCATGTTCAGGAATTCGTTGAAAAAGAACAAGGTGTAGAAGCGCAACCTTCAGCCGTGTCATAA
- a CDS encoding single-stranded DNA-binding protein: MNSCILMAQIIQDPELRYTSENQIPLTQMLVQFAGLKAEESPSTLKVVGWGEYLANEIKTNYSTGDRVVIEGSLRMNVIERPEGFKEKRAELNVSRIHKLGTDDHFEPHVMASDRTFQHTPEPSRPQTHDKVVSMEQHRMSSSVSFPSNTEQDFAYTSTEQNTEQSFESSFGSSSPQNPTSGNPSHQQDLDDIPF; encoded by the coding sequence ATGAACAGCTGCATTTTAATGGCACAAATTATTCAGGATCCAGAACTCCGTTACACCTCAGAGAATCAGATACCCCTGACTCAGATGCTAGTACAATTCGCCGGTCTCAAGGCTGAGGAATCCCCATCAACCTTAAAAGTGGTAGGTTGGGGGGAATATTTGGCTAATGAAATTAAAACAAACTATTCCACAGGCGATCGCGTGGTGATTGAAGGTAGCTTAAGGATGAATGTGATTGAGCGACCAGAAGGGTTCAAGGAAAAACGGGCAGAATTGAATGTTTCCCGGATTCACAAATTGGGAACAGATGATCACTTCGAGCCACACGTCATGGCCTCGGACAGAACTTTCCAGCATACCCCAGAACCATCCCGTCCCCAAACCCATGATAAGGTTGTATCGATGGAGCAACATCGGATGTCGTCATCTGTGTCTTTTCCTAGCAATACCGAACAAGATTTTGCTTATACCAGCACTGAACAAAATACTGAGCAAAGTTTTGAGTCTTCTTTTGGGTCTTCATCTCCTCAAAACCCAACCTCTGGTAACCCTAGTCATCAACAAGATTTAGATGATATTCCCTTTTAG
- a CDS encoding lipase family protein, whose protein sequence is MKACVMDKTITYLTTADLDHTRAIVLAQASGLTYDAFDKQNPAECLEVSPPDGYDFVDYWTGVDAIFNKYKTVECYGLVFRSQQSPYTYIFAFRGTSSTEDLIDNFGVNHTTFLPYQEDVVVPSELRVESGFYHIYSNSDGNTPSMQNQVFALVDKYQASEKPIDTLYITGHSLGATLSTFFTLDMALSRPDIKSVSYNYASPRVGNQAFVEFYQQQAPQQNPETRTIRIQNVYDKVPCVPYKPERYQHLPYAYLVSFSRDNLMGKFEIIDNHHRKNYTTVVNCALESESGFCEGSFDYDQGKKMKSVKPDPSTVCTYW, encoded by the coding sequence ATGAAAGCATGCGTGATGGATAAGACAATTACTTACCTCACAACTGCTGACCTTGATCACACCAGGGCCATCGTTTTAGCGCAAGCAAGCGGTCTAACTTATGATGCTTTTGATAAGCAAAACCCTGCTGAGTGTCTTGAGGTGTCTCCACCGGATGGTTATGATTTTGTAGACTACTGGACTGGTGTTGATGCGATTTTTAATAAATACAAAACTGTTGAGTGTTATGGTCTAGTGTTTCGATCTCAGCAGTCTCCTTACACTTATATATTTGCTTTTAGAGGTACTTCTTCGACAGAGGATCTAATAGATAATTTTGGTGTTAATCATACAACATTTTTACCTTATCAGGAAGATGTTGTAGTGCCATCTGAGCTTAGGGTTGAATCAGGTTTCTACCATATCTATTCCAATAGTGATGGGAACACACCCTCGATGCAGAATCAGGTGTTTGCCCTAGTTGATAAATACCAAGCATCTGAAAAACCGATCGATACTCTGTATATTACTGGCCATAGTTTAGGAGCTACACTGAGCACGTTCTTCACACTTGATATGGCGTTGTCTAGACCAGATATCAAGTCTGTAAGCTACAACTATGCTTCCCCTCGTGTAGGCAACCAAGCATTTGTAGAATTTTATCAACAACAGGCACCTCAACAAAACCCGGAGACACGAACTATTCGTATCCAAAATGTTTATGATAAAGTTCCTTGTGTCCCATATAAACCTGAAAGATACCAGCATTTGCCCTATGCTTATCTAGTTTCATTTTCTCGAGACAACTTAATGGGTAAATTTGAGATTATCGACAATCATCATCGCAAAAATTATACAACTGTTGTGAATTGTGCGTTGGAAAGTGAAAGTGGCTTTTGTGAGGGAAGCTTTGACTACGATCAGGGCAAAAAGATGAAGTCGGTGAAACCAGATCCTAGTACAGTTTGTACATATTGGTAG
- a CDS encoding phosphatidylserine decarboxylase, protein MTTQPRTPNPENPEFQQFLATINQWYTEDTKGFQTYFDAAVENVKPIPEEILEDDPDGNYTYDWRNKTIDDLCQFFTDWYVWEPLVPTGLDYIQKFSWLYYKNEYGLAFVTKGAGYQMTAYFVEVRGKYFDSTDSQELIKTWVNELGGATAVCSEFYCPNQEDPYLGFENFNQFFARNLNPEANPRPITSPDDDSVVVAPADSVINMIVNDLTLETKISVKTVYLNVVELLNNSSFAQNFDGGTAVSCILMPDTYHHYHAPVSGTVVESNEDVAGEYFGIDNFPGLLNDDNVGYGYSYSVFEHFRRGYLVIETANYGHVAMIPVGLNTIASVIFEDRFKNVTSASPVPITKGEKIGYFQYGGSLNILLFEKDRFPSLNILQGQQIGFLLGEAEADVKLTKTRKSRFLNRIAYLAR, encoded by the coding sequence ATGACTACACAGCCCAGAACACCAAATCCTGAAAATCCAGAATTTCAACAGTTTCTCGCGACTATAAATCAGTGGTACACTGAAGACACGAAAGGTTTTCAAACCTATTTCGATGCAGCGGTGGAAAATGTCAAACCAATTCCCGAGGAAATTTTAGAAGATGATCCAGACGGAAATTACACCTATGATTGGCGAAACAAAACAATAGATGACTTGTGCCAATTCTTTACAGATTGGTACGTTTGGGAACCATTAGTTCCCACTGGATTAGATTATATCCAAAAGTTTAGCTGGCTATATTATAAAAATGAATACGGCTTGGCCTTTGTGACCAAAGGTGCTGGTTATCAGATGACCGCATATTTTGTAGAAGTGCGCGGCAAATACTTTGATTCTACTGACTCCCAAGAACTTATTAAGACATGGGTTAATGAGCTTGGTGGTGCAACGGCAGTCTGTTCTGAGTTTTATTGCCCAAATCAGGAAGACCCTTATCTAGGATTTGAGAATTTTAATCAATTTTTTGCCCGGAATCTAAACCCAGAAGCTAATCCAAGACCGATTACTTCACCCGATGACGACTCTGTGGTCGTGGCTCCAGCAGATAGCGTTATCAATATGATTGTTAACGACTTAACCCTAGAAACAAAAATATCTGTAAAAACAGTATATTTAAATGTTGTGGAGCTTTTGAATAACTCAAGTTTTGCCCAAAACTTTGATGGAGGTACAGCTGTTTCTTGTATCCTCATGCCCGATACTTATCATCACTACCATGCACCTGTATCTGGCACGGTTGTAGAGTCTAACGAAGATGTCGCAGGCGAATATTTTGGTATCGATAATTTTCCGGGCTTGTTAAACGATGACAACGTTGGTTATGGATATTCCTACAGTGTATTTGAACATTTTCGTCGCGGCTATTTAGTGATCGAAACCGCCAACTATGGTCATGTGGCGATGATACCGGTAGGATTGAACACCATCGCTTCAGTGATATTTGAGGATCGATTCAAGAATGTCACTTCTGCAAGCCCCGTTCCGATTACAAAAGGCGAAAAAATAGGGTACTTTCAGTATGGTGGATCCTTAAACATTCTTTTGTTTGAAAAAGATCGTTTCCCCTCATTAAATATCCTACAAGGGCAGCAAATTGGATTCCTGCTTGGTGAAGCAGAAGCAGACGTGAAGTTAACCAAGACACGGAAGAGTCGTTTCTTGAATCGGATTGCTTATTTAGCCAGATAA
- a CDS encoding polyamine aminopropyltransferase, translating to MEDAISDGKPIANSSIPSLKPDQRWLLMIAAAVSSICGLAVELLLGTLASYLVGNQALSYGISVGVFLAAMGLGSYLSQFIAVNQTNSPSLQHQLLLVFVKVELLIAPLTAVLPLGLFAVFVSNGSIWLGLFFVTIVLGVLAGLEVPLLTRILELDKGVREALAGVLALDYLGALLGSLAFPILLLPIIGLFPTAFVLGSLPALMVFAIGRRFPRLRPWGYLGLTLGILLCTLAPLAIPISDKLENTLYSGPVITRIQSPYQRIVLTRQGQDVRLFLNGDLQFSTLDEYRYHEALVHPAMSASVGRRRVLVLGGGDGMALREVLKWPEVERVLLIDLDTEVVKLASHHPQLVQVNDNSFSDPRVEVLYADAFIRAPALNETFDVIIADFPDPDQEIIAKLYAEGFYRRLLPRLADKGMFVTQASSPFFAPNVLSCIAATLENVGLLVHPYVIDVPSFGPWGFVLASRRSIQPDTLNLSVSTRFLTPAILHSLFELPGDIKLGNVEVNRLAHPVIVRYQSDPRWAAY from the coding sequence ATGGAAGATGCGATATCAGATGGGAAACCGATAGCTAACTCTAGCATCCCATCCCTCAAACCGGACCAGCGTTGGTTGCTGATGATTGCTGCTGCGGTTTCCTCAATTTGTGGACTAGCGGTAGAACTGTTGCTGGGAACTCTAGCAAGTTACTTGGTAGGGAATCAAGCTCTATCCTATGGTATTTCCGTTGGAGTATTTCTCGCAGCAATGGGTCTAGGGTCTTACCTGAGTCAGTTTATTGCTGTCAATCAGACCAATTCCCCATCTCTACAACACCAACTACTCTTAGTCTTTGTCAAAGTTGAACTACTCATTGCTCCCCTAACTGCCGTATTGCCTTTAGGACTATTTGCTGTATTTGTTAGCAATGGTTCCATCTGGCTGGGTTTATTCTTCGTCACTATTGTTCTGGGAGTACTAGCAGGACTGGAAGTGCCGCTACTGACCCGAATTCTGGAATTGGACAAAGGGGTGCGGGAAGCATTAGCAGGTGTTTTAGCGTTAGACTATTTGGGAGCACTACTGGGTTCCCTCGCTTTTCCCATCCTCTTATTACCCATTATCGGTTTATTTCCTACGGCTTTTGTCTTAGGGTCATTACCCGCCTTGATGGTGTTTGCTATTGGGAGACGCTTTCCCAGACTGCGGCCCTGGGGATATTTGGGTTTAACCCTAGGTATTCTCCTGTGTACCTTGGCTCCCTTAGCCATTCCGATTAGCGACAAGCTGGAAAATACTCTGTATAGTGGGCCAGTGATCACCCGCATCCAGTCTCCCTACCAACGCATTGTCCTAACACGACAAGGACAGGATGTTCGTCTCTTCCTCAATGGCGATTTGCAATTTTCCACCCTCGACGAATACCGCTACCATGAAGCTTTAGTTCATCCCGCCATGAGTGCTAGTGTTGGTAGGCGTCGGGTTCTGGTGTTGGGTGGAGGTGATGGTATGGCCTTGCGGGAAGTGCTCAAATGGCCAGAAGTCGAACGAGTCCTACTCATCGATTTAGACACCGAGGTTGTCAAGTTAGCTAGTCATCACCCTCAATTAGTCCAAGTTAACGATAACTCATTTTCCGACCCCCGTGTCGAAGTGTTGTATGCTGATGCTTTCATTAGGGCACCCGCACTCAACGAAACCTTTGATGTGATTATTGCCGACTTTCCCGACCCCGATCAAGAGATTATTGCCAAGCTTTATGCAGAAGGATTCTACCGCCGTCTCTTACCGCGATTAGCAGACAAAGGCATGTTTGTGACTCAGGCATCTAGTCCCTTTTTTGCTCCCAATGTTCTGAGTTGTATTGCCGCAACCTTGGAAAATGTCGGACTATTAGTTCATCCCTATGTTATAGATGTCCCCAGCTTTGGGCCTTGGGGTTTTGTGCTAGCATCAAGGCGATCGATTCAGCCGGACACCCTCAATTTATCGGTATCAACTCGCTTTCTCACCCCAGCCATTTTACACTCCTTGTTTGAGCTGCCAGGAGATATTAAGTTGGGTAATGTCGAGGTCAACCGCCTTGCTCATCCTGTGATTGTACGCTACCAATCTGACCCCCGTTGGGCAGCTTACTAG